Part of the Streptomyces antimycoticus genome, CGTTCAACAAGTTCGACGATGTCTATCTGCTGACCGGAGGCGGCGCGGGCACCAACGTCGCCGCCGTGCGGGTCTACGACTTCCTCACCGCCCGCTACGACGTGGGAGCCGCCGCCGCCCAGGCCCTCGTGCTGGCCGCCGCCCTGATGATCCTGCTGGGCTTCTACTTCAAGCTCTTCGGCAACAAGGTCCAGGAGGAATCGTGACCCGTAAGGCCGCCCTGACCCGGGCCCACGTCGAGGAGAGGATCTTCGGCGTCCTGCGCTGGTGCGTCATCGCGTTCCTCGCCGTGATCACCCTGCTGCCCTTCTACTACATGCTGCTGCTGTCGGTGAAGCCCATCGACGCACTCCTGCTCGATCCGGGGTCCCTCCTGATCTCGGCCAAGGACTTCACGCTCACCACCTACCGGGACGTGCTGCGGTCCACCGACGCCGGCGGGCAGGGCTTCCTGCGGTTCCTGCTCAACTCCGCCCTGGTGTCCCTGGGGACCGTCGTCCTCACCCTGCTGGCCGCCGTACCCGGCGCCTACGCCGTCAGCCGCCTGAAGTTCTTCGGCCACCGCCAGGTCAGCGCGCTCTTCCTGGCCGTCTATCTGTTCCCCGCGACCCTGCTGGCCGTCCCGCTCTTCGTCGTCTTCGCCAAGATGGGACTCTCCTCCAGCCTGGTCGGCCTCGCCATCGTCTACGTCGCCCAGACCGTGCCGGTGTCGATCTACATGCTGAAGAACTACCTCGTCACCATCCCCGCCTCCATCGAGGAGGCCGCGGCGCTCGACGGCTGCACCCGGCTGCAGACCGTCCGCAAGGTGATCCTGCCCCTCACCCTGCCCTCCCTCATGGCGACCGGCCTGTACGTCTTCATGATCGCCTGGAATGAATTCCTCTTCGCGCTGCTCTTCCTGGCCGCCGTCCCCGGCAAGTGGACCGTCTCCCTGGGCCTGGCCCAGCTGTCCAACGGCATCGAAGTGCCCAAGACTGTCCTCATGGCCGGGTCGGTGGTGCTGACCATCCCCGTGGTACTTCTGTTCTTCGCCGCCGAACGCCTCCTCACCGAGGGCCTCACCAGCGGCGCCGACAAGAGCTGACGCGTGGGGGAAAAGCATGATGACACCGAACCAGGTCAGCGCGGGCGAACTGCTGCAGCTGATCCGTAGCGGCCGCGCCAACACCCGAGCCGATCTGCAACGCGCCACCGGGCTGTCCCGCTCGACCGTCGGGCAGCGCCTGGACCTGCTCGACCGGGCCGGCTGGCTGCG contains:
- a CDS encoding carbohydrate ABC transporter permease, translating into MTRKAALTRAHVEERIFGVLRWCVIAFLAVITLLPFYYMLLLSVKPIDALLLDPGSLLISAKDFTLTTYRDVLRSTDAGGQGFLRFLLNSALVSLGTVVLTLLAAVPGAYAVSRLKFFGHRQVSALFLAVYLFPATLLAVPLFVVFAKMGLSSSLVGLAIVYVAQTVPVSIYMLKNYLVTIPASIEEAAALDGCTRLQTVRKVILPLTLPSLMATGLYVFMIAWNEFLFALLFLAAVPGKWTVSLGLAQLSNGIEVPKTVLMAGSVVLTIPVVLLFFAAERLLTEGLTSGADKS